One genomic segment of Pongo abelii isolate AG06213 chromosome 13, NHGRI_mPonAbe1-v2.0_pri, whole genome shotgun sequence includes these proteins:
- the LOC129047765 gene encoding uncharacterized protein LOC129047765, with protein sequence MGHPRKHQGDVRMDLQHKKHSGEQHGTGGPDGEHLKEDKTVMGTKDTLQRQCIMTFMHWALTSPALGPLISSAGPSHLQGWALSSPGLGPLISRAGPSHLPRWALSSPALGPLISRAGPSHLPRWALSSPALGPLISRAGPSHLPRWALSSPPLGPLISRAGPSHLQRWALSSPPLGPLISSAGPSHLQRWALSSPALGLYISRAGPLHLQGWALKSPALGLYISSSNIKLRIQQVLTSGEFDEFYASERPPMLKTFFSFQVSNIY encoded by the exons ATGGGGCATCCACGCAAGCATCAGGGGGATGTAAGGATGGACTTACAGCACAAGAAGCACAGCGGGGAACAGCATGGCACTGGGGGGCCTGATGGGGAGCATTTGAAAGAAGATAAAACTGTGATGGGAACAAAAGACACTTTGCAGAG ACAGTGTATTATGACCTTTATGCACTGGGCCCTCACATCTCCAGCGCTGGGCCCTCTCATCTCCAGCGCTGGGCCCTCTCATCTCCAGGGCTGGGCCCTCTCATCTCCAGGGCTGGGCCCTCTCATCTCCCGCGCTGGGCCCTCTCATCTCCCGCGCTGGGCCCTCTCATCTCCCGCGCTGGGCCCTCTCATCTCCCGCGCTGGGCCCTCTCATCTCCCGCGCTGGGCCCTCTCATCTCCCGCGCTGGGCCCTCTCATCTCCCGCGCTGGGCCCTCTCATCTCCCGCGCTGGGCCCTCTCATCTCCCCCGCTGGGCCCTCTCATCTCCCGCGCTGGGCCCTCTCATCTCCAGCGCTGGGCCCTCTCATCTCCCCCGCTGGGCCCTCTCATCTCCAGCGCTGGGCCCTCTCATCTCCAGCGCTGGGCCCTCTCATCTCCAGCGCTGGGCCTTTACATCTCCAGGGCTGGGCCTTTACATCTCCAGGGCTGGGCCCTTAAATCTCCAGCGCTGGGCCTTTACATCTCCAGCAGCAATATAAAGCTGAGGATCCAGCAAGTGCTCA CCTCTGGAGAATTTGATGAATTCTATGCATCTGAAAGGCCTCCGATGCTTaagacctttttttcttttcaagtctcaaacatttattga